The nucleotide sequence GTATAACTAAAGTTACAATATTTGTAGATGTACTTCTCTTCTCATTTTACAGAACAATGATTGCATTGCATCACATaaatgtttctttttgtttcagagtaattaataaacaaattgTGTACATGTGATACTTCCACTGAGTGGAGTAAGTTGCagtgtataataaattaattattataaattattatttgatatgATTCTGAGAGTGTTCTCATGTATGATGTATGTATGCATTTACAGTAGAATAAATGATTACTGtgattaagtaaatattttttccaaatGCTTTTGTTTAATTTGATTGGTTTCCCTGCTATGATCACTTGAATTAAGGTTAGAAAAAGAGCTAGTTTTAATAATAGtctataaataggtaggtatgcagtAGTCATGCTAGGTCTGCGGttttaaaaaaagaacaatccatactaatattataaattccaaagtgtgtctgtctgtctgctacgctttcacggcccaactgctgaaccgattttaatgaaatttggtacagacatggggtacatcccggggaaggacataggctactttttatcccggaaaatcaaagagttcctacaggattaaaaaaccgaaatccacgcgggtgaagccgcgggcatcctctagtatacctATAAATAAGGTTCTCAGTTGGTAAAACTATTGATTATACAAAAAGTAACTTGTTGACTTAACCTgtataattaggtataaaattGTGCATATATGACCTATCAGAATTTCAAATGATCAGGTAATCAATCTTTATGTAGAGGATAACAAAAATCTTGAGACAGAGAAAGAAAATCACTTTATTGTACTAGCTTTATTATATTGAATGCAACCTAGAaccaatacataatatatagatttTACATTTCATACATAAACAAGTAAATATTGCATGAAACAATCCATGTTCACTATTAGTGGTACTTGTAGTTCCTGTGGTGCTctgtaatgaaaaaaaatatttaaatagtaaTCTTAACTATAAATTACGgagtcaatcaatcagcctgtttgcattcactgctggacatacgaTTCCCAGAATGTGCCACACCCTCCTCATCCACCCACGTTCCACTTTGTTCTCAAGGTCTACCATCCAGCAGGTTGGAGTTCATCCCACACCATTAGCCACACAGGTTATTAGAGAAGTATGTTACAATAACTAATTGGAGTTTGAAATTATAGGACAAAATGTATGAACTCTGCTTCAAAAAGATCTCGAAAATTAGGCCAAAATGCTATAATTTGATAAGATAAAACAATGTACTTTTAATCTGAACAGATCTCGATACTTACTGATTTTACCATAGTTGATCATGTAGAAGAAGGTCATGCTTCCGACAAGCAATTGGAAGAATGGAGCTCCGTTAACCCTCTTAGGCTGCATGTACTTGTGCTGCCATCTCCACCAAACTTTaaagacaattttattaaattatttatggaAAGTTTACGTAAACATAAAAGGATAAACCGACATCAACATACAGCTAAAACCGCTTTAACTAGAAAcaagattttgcatgtagattttcTCTGTAACGAGATTGATTGTTTTCTCTGTGCTATTAGGAGGGAAATTCCATCAGCGAAACCAGGGAGGGTCAGATAATTCAAGTATATAACCTAAAAATATTGTGAACAAGTACCTCGGCTGCAGGCACCCATAAATGCAGATGGGCTTTTGTTCCTACGTGCGAGCCATGATCCTATCTCGCTCAGCTTAACCTGTCCGAAGGGAGTATCagctaaaaacaaaacaaatttaGAATTACATAATCGTACATTACCTTCAaagtatgaaaaatattttattgtacttaCGCTTGCCGTAATAACGAGCTGGGTCATATGGTCCATGTACTGATGGATTATACTCTTTTGGATAATCACCGAAAGCCATGATTATTCGGAAATATACCGAATTTTTCTTGAAAAGTTACTATTTCAATCTCCAAGTATAATTTTCACCATAGACAAAGTTCAAACCcagaaaacacttatttatattttattctgtgGAAACACAGACCAGTAATCCTCTAGTCAACCTCTAGTAAACATAGGTACCACAGATGTATAGCCCATAGAGATATGGTATTCTGACACGGTGGAATTGTATTTAGTTTCATTCATTGTGCACTGCATCTTTGTTCGTATTTCTGTCACTGAGACACTCAAATTGAATGAAAAGGCCCAAACAATCCCAATGATCCCAATGAAATCATTGCAATGAATCATGATCTGCGAACGGTCCACTTTTTTCATTTCTCATGGAGCAGCTTCAGGCTTTTGGCAAATAACATTCAGCAAGTTTTTAGCATCGGCAAACACCACAGAGTACGTTTTATGCACTGCGCTTGTCGTCAGCCAATCGGATTATGCAAACGAAGCAAACACCTGTCCACATGCTTACCGTGCTTGTCGTTTGTTGCCAAGTGTTTGCCACAAGCATGAAGCGCATCCATCATCTTTTTCTTCTATAATCTATgaataatctagtttttttttttttaatttattatctgtTTCAAATGTCAATAAAAGCAAGTTTGTGGTTTGTGGTCTGTGATTTAGCAAATTTGATTGTTGCAGTTCCTGCTTTTGTGATTgtaattttttagaaaaaattaatTGAGGTACTTTGGAACTTATCCTCAAAATGGTTCTTGAAAGTACAATGATTTGTGTGGACAACAGTGATTACATGAGAAATGGAGATTTCCTTCCAACAAGGCTGCAGGCTCAGCAAGATGCTGTAAATTTGGTATGTCATTCTAAAACACGAACCAATCCTGAGAACAATGTTGGTTTACTGACTTTGGCGAATGTGGAGGTGTTGGCCACATTAACTAGCGATGTCGGCAGAATACTATCCAAGCTCCACCGCATCCAGCCTAATGGAGATATTAACATATTGACTGGTATTAGAATCGCACACTTGGCTCTAAAGCATCGTCAAGGGAAAAATCATAAAATGAGGATAGTAGTATTCGTGGGTTCGCCGATAAACACGGATGAAAAGGAGCTCGTCAAACTAGCCAAAAGACTTAAGAAGGAGAAGGTGAACTGTGACGTTGTCTCCTTTGGCGAGGACTCTGAGAACAATCCTCTTTTAACATCCTTCGTGAACACTTTGAATGGCAAAGAAAATACATCTGGGGGTAGCCACTTAGTATCGGTGCCAGCTGGTGGCTGTGTTGTTCTGTCAGAAGCTTTGATTTCCAGCCCCGTCATTGGTGGGGATGGAGCGGGTCCGTCTGGGTCTGGTTTGTCACCATTCGAGTTTGGCGTAGATCCTAATGAAGATCCAGAACTCGCTCTCGCTCTTCGTGTGTCTATGGAAGAACAGAGACAGCGCCAAGAAGAAGAGTCGCGACGCCAGCAAACAACCACTGAGGGAGAGCTTGGCAAAACTGGAGAAGCTCAAAACACTGGCATTGAGAGAAATTTAGCCATGTCGCTCGGGCGAGAAGCTATGGAGCTATCGGAGGAGGAACAAATTGCTCTAGCCATGCAAATGAGCATGCAACAAGACGCACCACAGACTGAAGAGACTATGGATGTGTCTGAGGAATATGCAGAGGTTATGAACGATCCAGCATTCCTTCAAAGTGTATTAGAAAACCTCCCGGGTGTAGACCCGCAGAGTGAGGCCATCCGCAATGCTATGTCTACCATCAAAAAGGACAAAGACGAAAAGGATGACAAAGACCAGAAAGAGAAAGATGGAAAAGCCTCAGGATCATAAGAAAATTGAAGAAGtctttccaattttttttatttatgtttagtGCTTGTAAACTTTAATTAACAAAACCATTCATGTAACTGTCAATAAATTCTTATGGGAAAGATGCTCTGTTCACAAACTCATTTATTTCCATGGTATCCAGTTTAGGCCCtctattttgtcatattctgTAACAAAAGGGTTTctttacaaatgtaaattaaaaatttataacacccccgacaagtgaaggttacagtaactaggaaagagctgataactttcaaacagctgaaccgattttcttggattatacttaagaacactcaatcaagccacctttcaaacaaaaaaaaaactaaattaaaatcggttcatatagTTCgggcagatacacacgtcaaacttataacacccctttttttgggttgggggttaaaaataagtaaatgagCTTTATTTTACTCAAAAAATTGAACACAACCCAATGTTTCACATACTTGAGTCATTCCAATATTGCTTTGTCTGAAACTTGCTTATTGTTTTCTGTAACAgttttcttctttcattttcatttaatggCTGTGGCTTAAACACTTGGACCTGCCGAttgtcttaaaaaaattaaaaatttataacaggtTTTAAATTCTCTCTTTTTCATATTCTTTATTACTGAGGGTTGTGACTCCATACCATTTATTACAAGAGGGTAGGAGAGTTTTTGTGGGCTATTTAGTAATGCAGTGGGTACCCATAttcttccgcatacaactccagtaagaactcttagatttttacagttattattatcttttgtaAAAAAGGGTCTTGTCATTTGATCAATTTTCGCTTCAAAACAAGCCAAACAATCAGTCTTTCAAATTCTTTTGAATGAAGACCCAACCCACTTTCCACTAAAATAGGTATTAgcttttttacaaaataaacatttattttcaatgtGTCTTTTTAGTTAGATCTATGATTCTCGAAATGTGACTTTTGGCTTTTTCCTAAGGGTACCTATCCattgaagcggagcggagacaCGTTCAGCAGACCAAAATAACTTTGGGATTATGTACTGGACTTAGACGTCATAATTGTATCTAATCATACCTATCAATAAAAATCTAATGATATACAGATCTCCGCTCCGCTACGCTTCGGTGGACAGGTACCCTTATGCCAGTAAAGAAGTTTCGCTTTGAAAATACATACCTCTTTCTGGTTGAGCCTTAGCATTTCTGCCTGTATTCTTATTATTCAtcagcaaaaaagaactcttgaTATCTTCCAATTGTGGTTTGAAACTTTTGTTGCTGTGATTAAATGCTGTAATGTTAAAACATTTtcgaaattatttaaatacttaactacATTCGGATACCTACTTTGTAATTTTGAGTAGTCACAAAATTCGGTCCATAAAAAACTGCCTGTGTATTACTAGGTACTATATAATAAAGCTGTAACTGGACGAAATCTACAGCACATGTAAtctattttgagatttttaattGAAAGTTAGCAATATTATCGCCGCTTAAGTGGATGCACACTCAATCTGCCCAGAGTGTGCTGGAAAGTTAACACAAGAACTGTTATATTCTACACTTGAAAATACTTACAGTATCGGCTATTCATAGGGGGAAGagtttttatatatttggaACTCTCTGGCTTTCTCGTTGTCACATTGAAACTTCCTCGAGAAGTTGTTGGTGTAGGTTTTACGATAGCTGAAAAAGTCAAccctttggttttttttaattcctttacaagttagcccttgaccccTATCTGGTGTAAAATGATGATGGcagttttactaaacccatacctcaGTTTCTACAAATCATTGTAGTTACTGGAACTAAGTCGCTTTGCCGGTAGGGGGGTAAGTcccccactagaccagaccagaccagagacaattggTACCGTAGTCCGTAACAGACCAATTAGATTATTGATAGACGACGTGATAACTTTTACGTCATTTACCAAGATAAtctaataataaactgtaagaAACTCTTTGCCGATCTCCGCTTTGGTGGATACCAGACTTTAAGTGCCTGTCAACAGTGTCAACCGGAGCGGAGCGAAGTGAAGACGTGTAGGTATACTCCAATGACATTGTTAAAAGCATTAAAAGATGGCATGATAAAATTATCTCGTGATCTATCAATAATGTGATTGGCCACTCAATGTCTACGGATCGCTTTAGGTGACTTTAACttaagggtgcgtttccactgataCGGAACGGAGGCGAGACGTGTGCAATAACCAACTGTTAGATGACGTCTCCGCTCCAATGAAACGTAGGGTACCTACTCAAAACATTCAATTTAGATACGAGAGTTGTAAAATCTtaattcattatatttttttgtccATACCTTGTGGTTTGGCGTTTACTTTCAGAGGACTATCATTATGAAATGTTAAGATATGTTTTCCACTATTCTGCACTGTCGACGGTTTTTCTAGAAATTAGAAATAAGTTCATCCAGTGTGCTATTTTCGgaaatgaacagattttaactCTTAAACTTAAAATGTTGATAGTTGGAAAAAGTTTACCTGAATTCCGGTCTCTGATAAAAGCCGTATTTGACGATCTCGGCCTGTTGGATGTAGTTAAATATCTTGTTTCTGTAAACCAAAAATCGATCTGACTTTCAGAAATCGGTTAGGTTACCTAAATCGCTAGTTAGTTAAACATGGTCGATTGATTTGATAAGTTTTACCTTGCGGATTTCTTTCTAGTGATAGTGATCCCTGTCTCAAAGTGACTCTTGGCTGAGGTGATTGCTGTCTTATTgctaaaaaaaaggaaaattatCAACAATATCGATGCtttgtaaataagtaggttAGTCTATATTTTCTGTTATGCATTGAAATACAGGATTGACAGTGTAGTGAATGTTATATCTTCCATCCAAATAATCACGAAGAAAAACAATCCTGTGTCACTTTTTATCATGAATCATATTTTAAAACGTGAACAATTTCTTGAATGTAATCAAAtcggtccttcgagccggactttgtacctataaataattattctttcTTTTTGACATGAATGCTATTGTTCTAGTTGTTTCCGGTgctataaataatattgtcCTCTTGGTTCTTACATTTAGCGTCAGGAACGGTTTTCATATTCAACCTTTGTGTATCAGAACCAGCAAGTACGGCGCGAGATTTTTCCCCAGACCTGGATACGGCCTTAGTAGCTGTCCAGAACAAATAACCAACTGCGATTACTTTTATTAGTAATTGCCATTGCAAGTACGAAAAGCAGATGACAATGTGGTAGAGCCTCCAGAACAATAAGTGGTAGAGAATACTGCTTGCAATGTCTATTTTGGGCAGTACTGAAACGAAATTTAAACGTCGTCGTATATTCCATAATGAAATAATCTGCTTTTAAATCATTTGAGCTCTAATTTAGTTGAGAGTAATAATCATCATCTTattcttctcttctcttcttctcttaTTCTTATCTTCTTTCTCAGAAGTCTTATTGCGAATTTGCTTAAaagaagtattttttaaataatttttaaatacataatacatatcgAAAATTTCCgtaccggcaggattcgaaagTTTATCTTTTAGGATTGCCCCGACGCGACAACGCCCACGGTTTACTTGCTGCCAGTGACGTTTGTGATATGTAGATATTCACTCAGTAGGTATTGAATATGGGCTTTTGAAAGTAGTTTCGATAACTGCAgtgtcgctactagatggcattaacagttgcttcagtactgagtgaataggtatgtacatcatacatatatattatctTGTCAAGTCTTGGTCATGCCAAGATACAGCGCAAGCTGCCGGTCCCTTCCGATACACTTCGTTATCATTAGAGGGAAGGATCGTAATCGGAATATCGTAAGAGTTAGGTCCCAACAGTTTTGGGAAGGTCTATAAGTATTTACCTCTCCAAGATTGAACGGGTGATCGGGATAGCTTCATAGATGAAGAAAATTTTTCACTGTCTGCAACGTTTTGAATAGACGAttaataaggaaataagtattttgaaaaaaatcatgGTATTGTAATCTAAGTGGAATACCTGAAGGTTTTGAGCGTTCTCCTGTTTTTAACGCCGACCTTTTATTGGTACGATTTCCGAATCGTTCTTCGTGACCCATGCCTGTAGAACCTATATCGCATcaaaattatattacttattaccttgtttcaaaattttatttctaaataggtaactaagtaaatgtatgaaaattttattagttttagtaacttacaaaataaAGCATTCCTGTAAGAAATTTACCATTATATTTATCCGCTTTCTGAATGTCTTCGGTAGATTCACAGTATAGAAGTACTTAACGATTAGGTAACTGTTGTGGTGGTATTAAGTACAAGGGCGCCTGTCAACAGAAGCGAAGCGGAGATGTCTTATTAATAGATCATGTGATAATTTtgtcacgtcatcttttaataATGTGATTGATCTGTGGAACACAACTACGCTTCACTCCGCTTCAGTGGACGGGCGCCCTAATAGTAAGTTTTATCCAAAAGAAATCTAACCAATAGGTTTTGCAGGCACAGGTTTTCTAGCGAGGTCGAAAATGTTATTATTCACAAAAATGTCGGCAGTAACATCCGGTACTTCCGGTAGACAGCTGCCAGTTGATGAATTTAATGTTCTCGAGTGAGctgaaaatattcaaaaactAGATATGCCCCATGAAAGTAATCGTCCACGTTTTGTGCTtttaaattccgtaggaactatttgattttccgggatataaagcaATAGGTAACTACTTACCAAGTAGCTCCTATTTCTATTCCCaactgggatgcaagttatctctgtaggtaggtaggtaaatgtatAGGTAGTATTTAAGTACCTTAAACCGTTATTATCAGTTAAAAACAAACGGATCATAAAACGCTAgatgacagacacacagactttcgcatttattatattagtaagtaatatacttagataaaatCAAACATTTAAGGGCAAAGCCGCACGGTAtatcaggtaggtaagtaagtattatccagtaggtatatctacgtTTTCATCGAGTCATGGGTAGGCTACCTACTCATAATATGAGGAAGGATCTGGGATCCCATCGCAATAATTTCCCAAGAAAACTGATGTCGTTCTTAGGAGTAGGTATTAAATTCATATCTATGGTGTTAAAATACTAAGCGTGTATTTACAGTCGATAACAAAAGTGGATCGACTAGTTTCAGACGTGT is from Maniola jurtina chromosome 14, ilManJurt1.1, whole genome shotgun sequence and encodes:
- the LOC123871777 gene encoding putative ATP synthase subunit f, mitochondrial is translated as MAFGDYPKEYNPSVHGPYDPARYYGKPDTPFGQVKLSEIGSWLARRNKSPSAFMGACSRVWWRWQHKYMQPKRVNGAPFFQLLVGSMTFFYMINYGKIKHHRNYKYH
- the LOC123871591 gene encoding 26S proteasome non-ATPase regulatory subunit 4, whose protein sequence is MVLESTMICVDNSDYMRNGDFLPTRLQAQQDAVNLVCHSKTRTNPENNVGLLTLANVEVLATLTSDVGRILSKLHRIQPNGDINILTGIRIAHLALKHRQGKNHKMRIVVFVGSPINTDEKELVKLAKRLKKEKVNCDVVSFGEDSENNPLLTSFVNTLNGKENTSGGSHLVSVPAGGCVVLSEALISSPVIGGDGAGPSGSGLSPFEFGVDPNEDPELALALRVSMEEQRQRQEEESRRQQTTTEGELGKTGEAQNTGIERNLAMSLGREAMELSEEEQIALAMQMSMQQDAPQTEETMDVSEEYAEVMNDPAFLQSVLENLPGVDPQSEAIRNAMSTIKKDKDEKDDKDQKEKDGKASGS